The Platichthys flesus chromosome 18, fPlaFle2.1, whole genome shotgun sequence genome includes a window with the following:
- the LOC133973855 gene encoding thyroxine 5-deiodinase-like produces the protein MHDSGGVQMARALKHAALCLMLLPRFLLAAVMLWLLDFLCIRKKLLLKMGQRQDGPDDPPVCVSDSNKMFTLESLRAVWYGQRLDFFKSAHLGRAAPNTEVVLAQGGRPVRILDCMKGKRPLILNFGSCSUPPFMTRLAAFQRVVSQYADIADFSVVYIEEAHPSDGWVSSDAPFQIPKHRCLEDRLRAAQLLLSEVPGSSVVVDNMDNSSNAAYGAYFERLYIVRDERVVYQGGRGPEGYQISGLRDWLQQYRSDLVNSQTPLLHV, from the coding sequence ATGCACGACTCCGGCGGTGTCCAAATGGCGAGGGCGCTGAAGCATGCGGCGCTGTGCCTGATGCTGCTGCCCCGGTTCCTCCTGGCCGCCGTCATGCTGTGGCTCCTGGATTTCTTGTGCATCAGGAAAAAACTGCTGCTGAAGATGGGGCAGCGGCAGGACGGCCCGGACGACCCGCCGGTGTGCGTCTCCGACTCCAACAAGATGTTCACCTTGGAGTCCCTCAGGGCCGTGTGGTACGGCCAGAGGCTGGACTTTTTCAAATCCGCGCACCTCGGACGCGCGGCGCCCAACACCGAGGTGGTGCTGGCGCAGGGGGGGCGGCCGGTCCGGATCCTGGACTGCATGAAAGGGAAGAGACCGCTCATCCTGAACTTTGGCAGCTGCTCCTGACCGCCGTTCATGACGCGCCTGGCCGCGTTTCAGCGCGTCGTGAGCCAGTACGCGGACATTGCGGACTTTTCAGTGGTGTACATCGAGGAGGCGCATCCGTCGGACGGCTGGGTGAGCTCGGACGCGCCGTTCCAGATCCCCAAGCACCGCTGCCTGGAGGACCGGCTCCGAGCCGcgcagctgctgctcagcgaGGTGCCCGGCAGCAGCGTGGTGGTGGACAACATGGACAACTCGTCCAACGCCGCGTACGGAGCCTACTTTGAGAGACTTTACATCGTGCGGGACGAGCGGGTGGTGTACCAGGGGGGCCGGGGTCCGGAAGGATACCAAATATCGGGGCTCAGGGACTGGCTGCAGCAGTACAGGAGTGACCTGGTGAATTCCCAGACGCCGTTGCTCCATGTGTAG